Proteins encoded in a region of the Populus nigra chromosome 3, ddPopNigr1.1, whole genome shotgun sequence genome:
- the LOC133688178 gene encoding hydroxyproline O-galactosyltransferase HPGT3-like isoform X2, with protein sequence MESSIPVSAKSERRWRSKPLQTSKPSLVLAFFSCFAWLYVAGRLWQDAENRTLLSNLLKRNTAQRPKFLTVEDKLVVLGCKDLERRIVEEEMELTLAKSQGYLKNRLSENGSSSGKKFLAVIGVYTGFGSHLKRKVFRGSWMPRGDALKKLEERGVVIRFVIGRSANRGDSLDRNIDGENRSTKDFLILVGHEEAQEELPKKVKYFFSTAVQTWDAEFYVKVDDNINLDLEGLIELLEHRRRQDSAYIGCMKSGEVVTEEGKPWYEPEWWKFGDEKSYFRHASGSLLILSKNLARYIDINSASLRSYAHDDISVGSWMMGVQATYIDDNRLCCSSIKQDKVCSLA encoded by the exons ATGGAGAGCAGTATACCAGTGTCGGCCAAATCAGAGCGAAGATGGAGATCGAAGCCGTTACAGACTTCTAAACCATCTCTTGTTCTAGCCTTCTTCTCTTGTTTCGCTTGGCTCTACGTTGCTGGACG TTTATGGCAAGATGCAGAGAATAGAACATTACTTTCTAATCTTCTAAAGAGAAATACAGCTCAG AGACCGAAATTTCTTACAGTTGAAGATAAGCTGGTCGTACTAGGATGCAa GGATTTAGAGAGGAGGATAGTGGAGGAAGAAATGGAATTGACTTTGGCTAAGAGTCAAGGGTATTTAAAAAACCGGTTGTCGGAAAATGGGTCTTCATCCGGTAAAAAGTTTCTTGCAGTTATTGGTGTTTATACTGGATTTGGTAGTCACTTGAAGCGGAAGGTGTTTAGAGGGTCTTGGATGCCTAGAG GAGATGccttaaaaaaacttgaggaaAGAGGAGTAGTGATACGTTTTGTGATTGGTCGCAG TGCTAATCGAGGGGATAGCTTAGATCGAAATATCGACGGTGAAAATCGTTCAACAAAGGATTTCTTGATTCTTGTAG GTCATGAGGAGGCTCAAGAAGAATTGCCCAAGAAAGTGAAGTACTTCTTTAGCACTGCAGTGCAAACATGGGATGCGGAATTTTATGTAAAAGTTGATGACAATATCAACCTTGATCTTG AGGGGCTAATTGAACTTCTTGAACACCGTCGCAGACAAGATAGTGCTTACATTGGCTGTATGAAGTCTGGAGAAGTTGTAACTGAAGA gGGTAAGCCATGGTATGAGCCTGAATGGTGGAAATTTGGAGATGAAAAATC GTACTTTCGACATGCATCTGGTTCCCTTCTTATACTCTCCAAAAATTTGGCTCGGTATATTGACATAAACAG TGCATCTCTTAGGAGTTATGCTCATGATGATATATCAGTGGGATCTTGGATGATGGGTGTCCAAGCAACCTATATAGACGACAACCGTCTTTGCTGCAGTAGCATTAAACAAG ACAAGGTTTGTTCCCTGGCTTGA
- the LOC133688178 gene encoding hydroxyproline O-galactosyltransferase HPGT3-like isoform X1, whose amino-acid sequence MESSIPVSAKSERRWRSKPLQTSKPSLVLAFFSCFAWLYVAGRLWQDAENRTLLSNLLKRNTAQRPKFLTVEDKLVVLGCKDLERRIVEEEMELTLAKSQGYLKNRLSENGSSSGKKFLAVIGVYTGFGSHLKRKVFRGSWMPRGDALKKLEERGVVIRFVIGRSANRGDSLDRNIDGENRSTKDFLILEGHEEAQEELPKKVKYFFSTAVQTWDAEFYVKVDDNINLDLEGLIELLEHRRRQDSAYIGCMKSGEVVTEEGKPWYEPEWWKFGDEKSYFRHASGSLLILSKNLARYIDINSASLRSYAHDDISVGSWMMGVQATYIDDNRLCCSSIKQDKVCSLA is encoded by the exons ATGGAGAGCAGTATACCAGTGTCGGCCAAATCAGAGCGAAGATGGAGATCGAAGCCGTTACAGACTTCTAAACCATCTCTTGTTCTAGCCTTCTTCTCTTGTTTCGCTTGGCTCTACGTTGCTGGACG TTTATGGCAAGATGCAGAGAATAGAACATTACTTTCTAATCTTCTAAAGAGAAATACAGCTCAG AGACCGAAATTTCTTACAGTTGAAGATAAGCTGGTCGTACTAGGATGCAa GGATTTAGAGAGGAGGATAGTGGAGGAAGAAATGGAATTGACTTTGGCTAAGAGTCAAGGGTATTTAAAAAACCGGTTGTCGGAAAATGGGTCTTCATCCGGTAAAAAGTTTCTTGCAGTTATTGGTGTTTATACTGGATTTGGTAGTCACTTGAAGCGGAAGGTGTTTAGAGGGTCTTGGATGCCTAGAG GAGATGccttaaaaaaacttgaggaaAGAGGAGTAGTGATACGTTTTGTGATTGGTCGCAG TGCTAATCGAGGGGATAGCTTAGATCGAAATATCGACGGTGAAAATCGTTCAACAAAGGATTTCTTGATTCTT GAAGGTCATGAGGAGGCTCAAGAAGAATTGCCCAAGAAAGTGAAGTACTTCTTTAGCACTGCAGTGCAAACATGGGATGCGGAATTTTATGTAAAAGTTGATGACAATATCAACCTTGATCTTG AGGGGCTAATTGAACTTCTTGAACACCGTCGCAGACAAGATAGTGCTTACATTGGCTGTATGAAGTCTGGAGAAGTTGTAACTGAAGA gGGTAAGCCATGGTATGAGCCTGAATGGTGGAAATTTGGAGATGAAAAATC GTACTTTCGACATGCATCTGGTTCCCTTCTTATACTCTCCAAAAATTTGGCTCGGTATATTGACATAAACAG TGCATCTCTTAGGAGTTATGCTCATGATGATATATCAGTGGGATCTTGGATGATGGGTGTCCAAGCAACCTATATAGACGACAACCGTCTTTGCTGCAGTAGCATTAAACAAG ACAAGGTTTGTTCCCTGGCTTGA
- the LOC133688362 gene encoding ER membrane protein complex subunit 7 homolog isoform X1 codes for MASIIRLKPVILLLFVQLCLSLLSPSLAITFGSSGDGYAINGRVKIPAGIGTKGLGGHGKISNVKVLLNGGQHVTFLRPDGYFSFHNVPAGTHLIEVDAIGYFFSPVRVDVSARFPGKVQATLTEKRRSLSEMVLEPLKEEQYYEIREPFSIMSIVKSPMGLMMGFMVLVMFIMPKLMENMDPEEMRRAQEEMRNQGVPSLASILPGAARSN; via the exons ATGGCATCGATTATAAGATTGAAACCGGTGATTCTCTTACTCTTTGTACAATTATGcctctctcttctctccccGTCTCTCGCAATTACTTTTGG GTCTTCTGGTGATGGTTATGCAATTAATGGTAGAGTGAAGATCCCAG CAGGTATCGGTACGAAAGGACTTGGAGGTCATGGAAAAATATCCAACGTCAAAGTTCTACTCAATGGTGGCCAACATGTGACTTTTCTGAGGCCTGATGGATATTTTTCATT TCATAACGTGCCAGCAGGGACTCATTTAATTGAAGTGGATGCCATTGGCTACTTCTTTTCTCCA GTCCGAGTTGATGTTAGTGCCAGATTCCCTGGTAAGGTTCAGGCAACACTGACAGAGAAAAGGAGGAGTCTGAGTGAAATGGTATTAGAGCCATTAAAGGAAGAGCAGTATTATGAG ATTAGGGAACCCTTCTCCATAATGTCTATAGTCAAAAGTCCGATGGGTCTCATGATGGGATTTATGGTGTTGGTTATGTTCATAATGCCAAAATTAATGGAAAACATGG ACCCGGAAGAAATGAGGAGAGCTCAAGAAGAAATGAGAAACCAAGGGGTTCCATCCCTAGCAAGCATATTGCCAGGAGCTGCAAGGAGCAACTAG
- the LOC133688362 gene encoding ER membrane protein complex subunit 7 homolog isoform X2 — protein sequence MASIIRLKPVILLLFVQLCLSLLSPSLAITFGSSGDGYAINGRVKIPGIGTKGLGGHGKISNVKVLLNGGQHVTFLRPDGYFSFHNVPAGTHLIEVDAIGYFFSPVRVDVSARFPGKVQATLTEKRRSLSEMVLEPLKEEQYYEIREPFSIMSIVKSPMGLMMGFMVLVMFIMPKLMENMDPEEMRRAQEEMRNQGVPSLASILPGAARSN from the exons ATGGCATCGATTATAAGATTGAAACCGGTGATTCTCTTACTCTTTGTACAATTATGcctctctcttctctccccGTCTCTCGCAATTACTTTTGG GTCTTCTGGTGATGGTTATGCAATTAATGGTAGAGTGAAGATCCCAG GTATCGGTACGAAAGGACTTGGAGGTCATGGAAAAATATCCAACGTCAAAGTTCTACTCAATGGTGGCCAACATGTGACTTTTCTGAGGCCTGATGGATATTTTTCATT TCATAACGTGCCAGCAGGGACTCATTTAATTGAAGTGGATGCCATTGGCTACTTCTTTTCTCCA GTCCGAGTTGATGTTAGTGCCAGATTCCCTGGTAAGGTTCAGGCAACACTGACAGAGAAAAGGAGGAGTCTGAGTGAAATGGTATTAGAGCCATTAAAGGAAGAGCAGTATTATGAG ATTAGGGAACCCTTCTCCATAATGTCTATAGTCAAAAGTCCGATGGGTCTCATGATGGGATTTATGGTGTTGGTTATGTTCATAATGCCAAAATTAATGGAAAACATGG ACCCGGAAGAAATGAGGAGAGCTCAAGAAGAAATGAGAAACCAAGGGGTTCCATCCCTAGCAAGCATATTGCCAGGAGCTGCAAGGAGCAACTAG
- the LOC133688119 gene encoding uncharacterized vacuolar membrane protein YML018C-like: protein MGWRYKAGLFLIAAVVIIWVTSAEVTQDIFADYKQPFAVTYLGASLLVVYLPVAFLKDWTRNLLKRQSSKSGNDATNVNGSSDELSSPLSRKIFEMELQGTLTKKDSELDLASSEEGKPLVSRHKDDLNVLIHDKEPTIREIAMCGFYIAPIWFVTEYLSNAALARTSVASTTVLSSTSGLFTLFIGVFLGQDSLNAAKVIAVLVSMAGVAMTTLGKTWAADESPLSASTNGKRSLVGDLFGLLSAVSYGLFTVLLKKFAGEGERVDVQKLFGYIGLFTLVALWWLVWPLTALGIEPKFTIPHSAKVDEIVLANGFVGSVLSDYFWALSVVWTTPLVATLGMSLTIPLAMLADMVIHGRHYSAIYILGSAQVFAGFMIANLSNWFSKKLGL from the exons ATGGGTTGGAGATATAAAGCTGGTTTGTTCTTGATAGCCGCTGTTGTTATTATATGGGTCACCTCTGCGGAAGTTACCCAG GATATCTTTGCCGATTATAAGCAGCCATTTGCAGTGACATATCTTGGAGCTTCTCTTTTGGTGGTTTACCTCCCAGTGGCATTCCTTAAAGATTGGACACGTAATCTGCTAAAGCGACAGTCTTCTAAAAGTGGTAATGATGCAACCAACGTAAATGGGTCTTCTGATGAATTAAGCTCTCCTCTGAGTCGCAAAATCTTTGAAATGGAACTTCAGGGAACTTTGACTAAAAAAGACAGTGAATTGGACCTTGCATCTTCAGAAGAAGGAAAGCCATTAGTTTCTAGACACAAGGATGATTTGAATGTTCTTATACATGACAAAGAGCCCACAATCAGAGAAATTGCTATGTGTGGTTTTTATATTGCCCCTATCTGGTTTGTAACTGAG TACCTATCAAATGCTGCACTAGCACGGACGAGTGTTGCTAGTACAACAGTTTTGTCATCAACTTCTGGACTCTTTACTCTTTTCATCGGTGTGTTTTTGGGTCAAGATTCTTTAAATGCAGCAAAGGTGATAGCTGTCCTGGTGAGCATGGCTGGTGTTGCCATGACTACTTTGGGAAAAACATGGGCTGCAGATGAGTCACCACTAAGTGCTTCCAC CAACGGCAAACGCTCGCTTGTTGGGGATCTTTTTGGTCTTCTCTCAGCCGTGTCATACGGACTATTTACAG TGCTTCTTAAAAAGTTTGCTGGAGAAGGAGAAAGGGTTGATGTGCAAAAGTTGTTCGGATATATAGGATTGTTTACACTAGTAGCTCTGTGGTGGCTTG TTTGGCCTTTGACAGCCTTGGGAATTGAACCCAAGTTTACAATCCCTCACTCTGCTAAAGTGGATGAAATTGTTCTTGCCAATGGCTTTGTTGGAAGTGTCCTCTCTGACTACTTTTG GGCATTATCTGTTGTATGGACAACTCCATTGGTGGCCACCTTGGGCATGTCCCTCACCATCCCTCTTGCTATGCTAGCTGACATGGTGATTCATGGCCGTCATTATTCAGCAATTTACATTCTTGGTTCTGCTCAG GTATTCGCAGGTTTCATGATAGCTAATCTTTCGAATTGGTTCTCAAAGAAGTTAGGGTTATAG
- the LOC133689063 gene encoding pectinesterase-like, producing MTEASQYISISKKNKKLILAIFASFLLVATIIAVVIVVNSHKNSTQNDASHAKLETSCNSKKYPDLCSSSISTLSAAADTLKVPMNDFLGQINITIDAAQSNMVKLSEKISKPKFEKQKTALVDCYGNNDMVVTDLKKVFADVKFHPNERQADNLTTLLSSCSTSVNSCLDGFSHSKDSRNARQKLLPDLIDVRGNCTKALEMIKSKPTADTETGLKTTNRKLKEDNDSNEGGAEWLSVTDRRLFQLSSLTPDVVVAADGSGNYKTVSAAVAAAPKYSSKRYIIRIKAGVYRENVEVPKEKSNIMFLGDGRKTTIITGSRNVVGGSTTYHSATVAVEGQGFLARDITFQNTAGPSKYQAVALRVESDFAAFYKCGMLGYQNTLYVHSNRQFFRNCFIAGTIDFIFGNAAAVFQDCDIRARRPNPGQTITITAQGRSDPTQNTGLVIQKCRIGVTSDLYPVRSNFSAYLGRPWKEYARTVIMQSSISDVIHPAGWNGLKGRFALSTLSFAEYENSGAGAGTSKRVTWEGYKMITSATEAQSFTPRNFIGGSSWLKSTTFPFSLDL from the exons atgacagaagCCAGCCAGTACATTTCCATctccaagaaaaataagaagctCATCCTAGctatttttgcttctttcttacTAGTTGCCACTATAATTGCCGTTGTCATTGTTGTAAATTCACACAAAAACTCCACCCAAAATGATGCTTCTCATGCCAAACTAGAAACCTCTTGCAACTCCAAAAAATACCCTGATTTGTGCTCCTCCTCTATTTCCACGCTCTCTGCAGCTGCGGACACACTGAAAGTTCCAATGAATGATTTTCTAGGACAAATAAACATCACTATAGATGCTGCTCAAAGCAACATGGTGAAATTGTCTGAGAAAATCAGCAAACCGAAATTCGAGAAACAAAAGACTGCTCTCGTTGATTGTTATGGAAATAATGATATGGTTGTTACTGatttaaaaaaggtttttgCGGATGTCAAATTCCACCCCAACGAGAGACAAGCCGATAATCTCACAACCCTACTCTCTTCTTGCTCGACCAGCGTAAACTCATGCCTGGATGGTTTCTCTCATTCAAAAGATAGTAGGAATGCGCGTCAAAAATTGTTGCCTGACCTAATTGACGTCAGAGGGAATTGTACAAAGGCACTGGAAATGATTAAGAGCAAGCCAACCGCTGACACGGAAACTGGGCTTAAGACCACAAACAGGAAACTCAAAGAGGATAATGATAGCAATGAAGGGGGGGCAGAGTGGTTGTCAGTAACCGATAGACGGCTGTTTCAATTATCATCGTTGACTCCAGATGTGGTGGTGGCAGCTGATGGCAGTGGGAACTATAAGACAGTATCAGCTGCAGTTGCTGCGGCACCCAAGTACAGCAGTAAGAGGTACATTATTAGAATCAAGGCAGGCGTTTACAGAGAAAACGTGGAGGTACCGAAGGAGAAGAGTAACATCATGTTTCTTGGAGATGGAAGAAAAACGACTATCATTACAGGGAGCAGGAATGTGGTTGGTGGCAGCACTACCTACCATTCAGCCACAGTTG CCGTGGAGGGCCAAGGATTCCTAGCCAGGGACATAACCTTCCAGAACACAGCTGGCCCCTCCAAGTACCAAGCCGTGGCACTGCGAGTTGAGTCTGACTTTGCAGCTTTCTACAAATGTGGCATGCTGGGCTATCAAAACACCCTCTATGTCCACTCAAATCGTCAGTTCTTCAGAAACTGCTTCATTGCAGGCACAATCGATTTCATTTTCGGCAATGCAGCTGCTGTTTTCCAGGACTGTGACATCCGTGCTCGCCGTCCCAATCCAGGCCAGACAATCACAATAACCGCCCAAGGGAGGAGTGATCCTACTCAAAACACTGGTCTTGTGATTCAGAAATGTAGGATCGGTGTCACTTCTGATCTATATCCTGTCAGGAGCAATTTCTCAGCGTATCTTGGTAGACCCTGGAAGGAGTATGCAAGGACTGTTATCATGCAGTCATCCATAAGTGACGTGATACACCCAGCCGGATGGAATGGGTTGAAGGGTCGCTTTGCGCTCAGCACATTATCCTTTGCAGAGTATGAAAACAGCGGGGCTGGTGCTGGAACCTCTAAAAGGGTTACCTGGGAAGGATACAAGATGATCACCAGTGCAACTGAAGCTCAAAGTTTTACTCCTCGCAATTTCATTGGTGGTAGTAGCTGGTTGAAATCCACTACTTTCCCATTCTCTCTAGATCTCTag